The Desulfonatronovibrio hydrogenovorans DSM 9292 genome includes a window with the following:
- the uvrB gene encoding excinuclease ABC subunit UvrB, with protein MSSFKLVSEYYPAGDQVESIAGLISNLNQEVPHQILLGVTGSGKTFTMANVIAGVNRPALVMAPNKTLAAQLYNEFRLLFPENAVEYFVSYYDYYQPEAYLPRTDTYIEKDSSINDDIDKLRHSATHALLTRRDVIIVASVSCIYGLGSPDYYAKMIIPLEEGQVMDMDQLMGRLVEIQYERNDYDFHRGTFRVRGDVLELIPAYRMEQALRIEFFGDSVEAIYEADPLTGEIISRMKKTIIYPGSHYVSDQDNLHRAMNDIREELRSRLQWFEKKNMLVEAQRLEQKTQLDLEMIQELGYCNGIENYSRHLDGRQKGQPPSCLLDYFPDDYLLFIDESHITVSQIGGMYNGDISRKTTLVDYGFRLPSALDNRPLSFQEFQERMGQTIYVSATPGEWEMERSQGILVEQIIRPTGLVDPLVEVRPTLGQMDDLLGECLKRQEQDQRVLVTTLTKRMAEDLTDYIQERGVRTRYLHSDIDTLERVAIIQALRSGEFTVLVGINLLREGLDIPEVSLVAILDADKEGFLRSTRSMIQTFGRAARNALGRVIMYADRVTGSMQKAMEETERRRDKQIKFNLDHGIVPATIIKKGANTLYDLHHHDKPDNLVLAAEEIQAYGQDLAKVEKEVKRLEREMRSLAKDLEFEKAAQVRDRIQALKDILML; from the coding sequence ATGTCTAGTTTCAAACTGGTATCAGAGTATTATCCGGCAGGGGACCAAGTGGAGTCCATTGCCGGGCTGATCAGCAACCTGAATCAGGAAGTGCCTCATCAGATCCTGCTGGGAGTCACTGGCTCGGGCAAGACTTTTACCATGGCCAATGTTATTGCCGGGGTGAACCGTCCGGCACTGGTCATGGCCCCCAACAAGACCCTGGCAGCTCAACTCTACAATGAATTCCGGCTCCTTTTTCCGGAAAATGCAGTGGAATATTTTGTAAGCTATTACGATTATTATCAGCCTGAAGCCTATCTTCCCCGGACGGACACTTATATTGAAAAGGACTCCTCCATCAATGATGATATTGACAAGCTCAGACACTCGGCCACTCATGCCCTCCTGACCCGCAGAGACGTGATAATTGTGGCTTCGGTGTCCTGCATTTATGGTCTGGGATCACCGGATTACTACGCCAAGATGATAATTCCTCTGGAAGAGGGACAGGTCATGGATATGGACCAGCTCATGGGCAGACTGGTGGAGATCCAGTACGAACGAAACGACTATGATTTTCATCGGGGAACCTTCAGGGTCCGGGGTGATGTTCTGGAACTCATTCCTGCTTACCGGATGGAACAGGCCCTGAGGATAGAGTTTTTCGGAGATTCAGTTGAGGCCATTTATGAGGCCGACCCCCTGACTGGAGAGATCATCTCCAGGATGAAAAAGACCATTATTTATCCGGGCAGCCACTATGTTTCAGATCAGGATAACCTGCACCGGGCCATGAACGACATCCGGGAGGAACTCAGGTCCAGACTGCAATGGTTTGAAAAGAAAAATATGCTGGTGGAGGCCCAGAGGCTGGAACAGAAAACTCAGCTTGACCTGGAAATGATTCAGGAACTGGGTTACTGCAACGGAATAGAAAACTACTCCCGTCATCTTGACGGTCGACAAAAGGGCCAGCCACCGTCCTGTCTCTTAGACTATTTTCCAGACGATTATCTTTTGTTTATTGATGAGTCCCACATTACTGTGTCCCAGATCGGGGGGATGTACAATGGAGACATCTCCAGAAAGACCACCCTGGTGGATTATGGATTTCGCCTGCCTTCAGCCCTGGACAACCGGCCCTTGAGTTTTCAAGAGTTCCAGGAACGTATGGGACAGACCATATATGTCTCGGCCACTCCTGGGGAGTGGGAAATGGAGCGTTCCCAGGGGATCTTGGTCGAGCAGATCATTCGACCCACAGGTCTGGTGGATCCCCTGGTGGAAGTCCGGCCCACCCTTGGCCAGATGGATGATCTCCTTGGGGAGTGCTTGAAAAGGCAGGAGCAGGATCAGCGGGTACTGGTAACAACCCTGACCAAGAGAATGGCTGAAGACCTCACTGATTACATCCAGGAAAGGGGTGTAAGGACCAGGTATCTGCACTCGGACATCGATACCCTGGAGCGGGTGGCCATAATCCAGGCCCTGCGCAGTGGAGAGTTCACTGTACTGGTGGGCATTAACCTGCTGCGTGAGGGGCTTGATATCCCGGAAGTATCCTTAGTGGCCATTCTGGATGCGGACAAAGAAGGCTTTCTGCGGTCCACCAGATCCATGATCCAGACCTTTGGCCGGGCAGCCCGCAATGCATTGGGCCGGGTGATCATGTACGCAGACCGGGTGACCGGGTCCATGCAGAAAGCCATGGAAGAAACGGAACGAAGGCGGGACAAGCAGATAAAGTTCAACCTGGATCATGGAATTGTCCCGGCCACCATCATCAAAAAGGGTGCTAATACCCTGTATGATCTGCACCACCATGATAAACCTGATAACCTGGTTCTGGCAGCTGAAGAAATCCAGGCTTACGGCCAGGATCTGGCCAAGGTGGAAAAAGAGGTCAAAAGGCTGGAGAGAGAAATGCGTTCCCTGGCCAAAGACCTGGAGTTTGAAAAAGCAGCCCAGGTTCGAGACAGGATTCAGGCTCTAAAGGACATTCTTATGCTTTGA
- a CDS encoding arsenate reductase ArsC, whose product MIAKKQILFLCTGNSCRSQMAEAWTNHLHGDKLQAYSAGVAKSKVDPRAIQVMAEQGIDISSSRSKLVEELEKTDFDYVITLCDHARESCPLFPGPTKKKHVGFDDPPFLAKNAPSEEEALGYYRRVRDEIRQFVTNLPQTLEQ is encoded by the coding sequence ATGATTGCTAAAAAACAGATACTTTTCCTGTGCACAGGCAACTCATGCCGAAGCCAGATGGCAGAGGCCTGGACCAATCATCTGCATGGTGATAAGCTGCAGGCCTATTCTGCAGGAGTTGCCAAGAGCAAAGTAGACCCCAGGGCCATCCAGGTAATGGCTGAACAGGGAATCGATATCTCTTCCAGCAGGTCCAAGCTGGTAGAGGAGCTGGAAAAAACTGATTTTGACTATGTCATTACCCTCTGCGATCATGCCAGAGAAAGCTGCCCTCTTTTTCCCGGACCGACCAAAAAGAAACATGTGGGCTTTGATGATCCCCCTTTTCTGGCGAAAAATGCCCCCAGCGAAGAAGAAGCCCTTGGTTACTACAGAAGAGTCAGGGATGAGATCAGGCAGTTTGTGACAAACCTCCCTCAAACCCTGGAACAATAA
- the xseA gene encoding exodeoxyribonuclease VII large subunit: protein MPHVFSVIELTSAIKDVLEIQFPFIWVKGQVSNISRPGSGHIYFTLKDEQAGLQVVWFKNSQAFSRQKGADPASNLVDGQEVVCAGKIGLYAPRGAYQLVAELVQEQGFGDLFLAFEALKSKLKGLEYFEEDRKRPIPYCPDRVGIVTTPTGAVIHDFMEVARGLGLGSEIRVYPSQVQGDDAPRELVRAIKLANEQAWAQVLVIIRGGGSLEDLWAFNDEKVARAVFESEIPVLTGIGHETDTTIADLTADQRAATPSHAAQTLWPGTDDLAQDVDRLETALGRSYDNYLKHQVSRLDHLEKALTWLSPAGQLQRLDEKLEVLKRDLHRSGAGFWQIRAEKLQALESRLQVRFGSEYWQVRSNQLDYLEKRIINSARIFLDRNHNRVSLAGQKLAGLDPRGPLKRGYAMVTIEQTGSLLRSPGDVRSGDGLIIEVAHGNIRARTIDSD from the coding sequence GTGCCCCATGTCTTTTCAGTTATCGAGTTGACCTCTGCCATTAAGGATGTGCTGGAAATCCAGTTTCCATTCATCTGGGTAAAGGGACAGGTCTCAAATATTTCCAGGCCCGGGTCCGGCCATATCTACTTTACTCTCAAAGATGAGCAGGCCGGCCTCCAGGTGGTCTGGTTCAAAAATTCTCAGGCCTTCAGCAGACAAAAAGGGGCTGATCCGGCCTCAAATCTGGTGGATGGGCAGGAAGTGGTCTGTGCCGGAAAGATCGGACTGTATGCGCCTAGAGGAGCCTACCAACTGGTGGCCGAGCTGGTTCAGGAACAGGGTTTTGGAGATCTTTTCCTGGCTTTTGAGGCCCTGAAGAGTAAACTCAAGGGCCTGGAGTATTTTGAAGAGGACCGGAAAAGACCAATTCCATATTGTCCGGATCGGGTGGGCATCGTGACAACACCCACAGGAGCAGTAATACATGATTTTATGGAGGTGGCCCGGGGACTTGGCCTGGGCAGTGAAATCAGGGTTTACCCAAGCCAGGTCCAGGGCGATGATGCTCCACGCGAGCTCGTCAGAGCCATTAAGCTGGCCAATGAGCAGGCCTGGGCCCAGGTTCTGGTAATTATCCGCGGCGGAGGATCCCTGGAAGATCTGTGGGCCTTCAATGATGAAAAGGTGGCCAGAGCCGTATTTGAATCCGAAATTCCTGTTCTTACCGGGATAGGGCATGAAACTGATACCACCATTGCTGATTTGACTGCTGACCAGCGTGCTGCCACTCCCAGCCATGCTGCCCAGACCCTGTGGCCGGGTACGGATGATCTGGCCCAGGACGTGGACAGGTTGGAAACAGCTTTGGGCAGGAGTTATGACAATTATTTAAAACACCAGGTCAGCCGGCTGGATCATCTGGAAAAGGCTCTGACCTGGCTCAGTCCTGCAGGACAACTGCAAAGACTTGACGAGAAACTGGAAGTCCTGAAAAGGGATCTGCATAGAAGCGGGGCAGGTTTCTGGCAGATTCGGGCAGAAAAGTTACAGGCTCTTGAATCCAGGCTTCAGGTCAGATTCGGTTCAGAGTACTGGCAGGTGAGATCCAACCAGCTGGATTACCTTGAAAAAAGGATTATCAACAGTGCCAGGATCTTTCTGGATCGTAACCATAACCGGGTCAGCCTGGCAGGACAAAAACTGGCCGGCCTCGACCCCCGAGGTCCTCTTAAGCGTGGTTATGCCATGGTCACCATTGAACAGACCGGATCGCTCCTGCGAAGCCCAGGCGATGTCCGGTCCGGTGATGGACTGATAATAGAGGTTGCCCATGGAAACATCAGGGCCAGAACCATAGACAGTGATTAG
- the nadD gene encoding nicotinate (nicotinamide) nucleotide adenylyltransferase produces the protein MTNQIQTDRFQNIGLLGGSFNPLHLGHLRLCAEAIEQAGLDQIQLIPAHIPPHKELRHILPFEMRCAMMEASLGGISRIRVNKLEKDRPGPSYTYDTLQGVVRDHPEADFSFIMGDNDLLTMPKWHNGKQIAFQCDLIVAGRQGCGVKKLDQFITSFWDAQRLEKNQWVVSRGKKIRYIVIPKMEISSSMVRSRWLEGRIIDWLVPEPVKVFLNLYSSEVKKFWGRSAY, from the coding sequence ATGACAAACCAGATCCAAACAGACAGATTCCAGAACATCGGGCTTCTGGGAGGCAGTTTTAATCCACTCCACCTGGGGCATCTGCGGCTATGTGCAGAAGCTATTGAACAGGCCGGGCTGGATCAGATTCAGTTGATCCCTGCCCACATCCCTCCGCATAAGGAACTCAGACATATTCTGCCTTTTGAAATGCGCTGCGCCATGATGGAAGCCTCTTTGGGCGGCATTTCCCGGATCAGGGTCAATAAGCTGGAAAAAGATCGGCCAGGCCCCTCATATACTTATGATACCCTGCAGGGGGTTGTCCGGGATCATCCTGAAGCTGATTTTTCGTTTATCATGGGAGACAATGACCTTCTGACCATGCCCAAGTGGCACAATGGCAAACAAATAGCTTTTCAATGTGATCTGATTGTAGCCGGCCGACAGGGCTGCGGGGTAAAGAAACTTGACCAGTTTATTACCAGCTTCTGGGATGCTCAGAGACTGGAAAAGAATCAGTGGGTGGTGAGCAGGGGAAAAAAGATCAGGTACATTGTCATTCCCAAAATGGAGATCAGTTCAAGTATGGTCAGGTCCAGGTGGCTGGAAGGAAGGATAATTGACTGGCTTGTACCTGAGCCAGTCAAGGTCTTTCTGAATCTTTACAGCTCAGAGGTCAAAAAATTCTGGGGCCGGTCGGCTTACTGA
- a CDS encoding amphi-Trp domain-containing protein: protein MSKNEIKLKGVVEKETAISHLEDILETMKQGRINIQSSKDTVTITPGPFMAMEIKAKSGKGKEKIEIELSWRSDKEIKGEPFEITITSDGDEDEPRSSAHSEHPLPARPELKTPATSAPSIELQDKSEKETGPDKS, encoded by the coding sequence ATGAGTAAAAACGAAATCAAACTCAAAGGCGTTGTGGAAAAAGAAACTGCGATATCCCATCTGGAGGATATTCTGGAAACCATGAAACAGGGACGGATCAATATTCAGAGCAGCAAGGACACAGTAACAATAACTCCCGGACCTTTTATGGCAATGGAAATCAAAGCCAAGTCTGGAAAAGGAAAAGAAAAAATTGAAATAGAACTGTCCTGGAGGAGCGACAAGGAAATCAAGGGAGAACCGTTTGAAATCACCATAACCAGTGACGGAGATGAGGATGAACCCCGGTCATCGGCCCATTCTGAACATCCCCTGCCTGCCAGACCGGAACTCAAAACCCCGGCAACCTCAGCTCCCAGCATTGAACTGCAGGATAAATCGGAAAAAGAAACCGGACCCGACAAGTCATAA
- a CDS encoding phosphate signaling complex PhoU family protein encodes MQYFKELEEKIHFMVLEVTRQLENTLKIIHDPESELVEKVKSRDDHIDNYKSVIENICFSRIHGHENLHKQRVDFIRAANIISNNLERISDYAVNIVGQLSYLEDIHAVRDYRFSPYFDHMLASLESLVPALFKRDLNLALRICKAEFLIDKLYKKSFDIIIEELNYDKNKHDLVTCLFIFRYLERMGDSLLNIGEAIIFSVFGEKLKIHQYQALKESLDSINTDIPIDEVDFESIWESRSGCRIGKIMDPVKRGGRGVLFKEGKLKKIAREKENLEIWREIFPSLVPMVFSYNQSKNNASMLLEFLQGCSFQETLAIQDQEIQDNSFFLLKETLSLIWEKTMKPGQVNAKFIAQLVDRVDDVLMIHHEFDFSEARVGSLLTPSLNSVIELLTEIENSIHAPFAVFIHGDFNSNNIICNQKEQQIYFIDVHRSCYNDYVQDISVFLVSNFRQPNFDSQFRNNINKLNENMFKFALEFAQENDDHLFKARLALGLIRSFFTSTRFELNREFAGSMYQRAVYLAEKLIAHHGSPWEEFDFPPDVFRYTSF; translated from the coding sequence ATGCAGTATTTTAAAGAATTGGAGGAAAAAATCCACTTCATGGTCCTGGAGGTAACCAGGCAGCTTGAAAACACCCTGAAGATTATCCATGATCCTGAATCAGAGCTGGTGGAAAAGGTCAAGTCCAGAGATGACCACATCGACAACTACAAATCAGTTATTGAAAATATCTGTTTTTCCCGGATCCATGGCCATGAAAACCTGCACAAGCAGAGGGTTGACTTTATCCGGGCCGCCAACATTATCAGCAATAACCTGGAGAGAATCAGCGACTATGCAGTGAATATTGTTGGCCAGTTAAGCTACCTGGAAGATATTCACGCTGTCAGGGACTACAGGTTCAGCCCCTACTTCGACCATATGCTTGCTTCCCTGGAAAGCCTGGTCCCTGCCCTTTTCAAACGTGATCTGAACCTGGCTCTAAGAATCTGCAAGGCGGAATTTCTCATAGACAAACTTTATAAAAAGAGCTTTGATATTATTATTGAAGAACTCAATTACGATAAAAACAAGCACGACCTTGTCACCTGTTTGTTTATTTTCAGGTATCTGGAAAGGATGGGGGATTCTCTTCTGAATATCGGTGAAGCCATCATCTTTTCTGTATTCGGAGAAAAACTCAAGATCCATCAATATCAGGCCCTGAAAGAAAGCCTTGATTCCATCAACACGGACATCCCTATTGATGAGGTGGATTTTGAGTCCATTTGGGAATCAAGATCCGGATGTCGTATTGGAAAAATCATGGACCCTGTCAAGCGTGGAGGGCGTGGTGTCCTGTTCAAGGAGGGAAAGCTCAAGAAAATAGCCAGGGAAAAGGAAAACCTTGAAATCTGGAGGGAAATCTTTCCCAGCCTGGTACCCATGGTATTCAGCTACAATCAAAGCAAAAACAACGCTTCCATGCTCCTGGAATTTCTGCAGGGATGCTCTTTTCAGGAAACCCTGGCCATCCAGGATCAGGAAATTCAGGATAACTCCTTTTTTCTGCTCAAGGAAACCCTGAGCCTTATTTGGGAGAAAACCATGAAGCCTGGGCAAGTCAATGCCAAGTTCATTGCCCAGCTCGTGGACAGGGTCGACGACGTGCTCATGATTCATCATGAATTCGATTTTTCTGAGGCCAGGGTTGGTTCATTATTAACTCCCTCTCTGAACAGCGTCATTGAGCTACTCACTGAAATTGAAAACAGCATCCATGCCCCTTTCGCCGTATTCATTCACGGTGATTTCAATTCCAACAACATCATCTGCAACCAGAAAGAACAGCAGATATACTTTATTGATGTCCATCGCTCCTGTTATAATGATTATGTCCAGGATATATCAGTTTTTCTGGTCTCCAATTTCCGGCAACCCAATTTTGACTCCCAGTTCAGGAACAATATCAATAAGCTCAATGAAAATATGTTCAAGTTTGCCCTGGAATTCGCCCAAGAAAATGATGATCATCTTTTCAAGGCAAGGCTGGCCCTGGGCCTGATCCGGTCCTTTTTCACATCCACCAGGTTTGAACTGAATCGGGAATTTGCTGGAAGCATGTATCAACGGGCAGTATATCTGGCAGAAAAGCTCATCGCCCATCACGGCAGCCCATGGGAGGAATTTGACTTTCCACCGGATGTTTTCCGATACACTTCTTTCTAA
- a CDS encoding GAK system XXXCH domain-containing protein, whose product MDKKKKKINQVMTSKETSDFLKQLASGIQGGELVLDGESFEWDEIKKIKITFKNQQSRVMVKTKLKTEPATDVEMDFDLDDEPVEPEVDQKTDLPYKKLKKRMKQTLKTVHQSLKLNQMPRHQDLLTLLEDSRAMTSFQGYGDEYYPEFLEIVQQLEESHKLNDLQALNTAFKNFVGQMKHCHDRFK is encoded by the coding sequence ATGGATAAGAAAAAGAAAAAAATCAACCAGGTCATGACCAGCAAGGAGACTTCGGACTTTTTGAAACAGCTGGCCTCCGGGATCCAGGGAGGTGAACTGGTTTTAGACGGTGAATCCTTTGAATGGGACGAAATAAAGAAAATCAAGATCACCTTTAAAAATCAGCAGAGTCGGGTCATGGTCAAGACCAAGCTGAAAACCGAACCAGCAACTGATGTGGAGATGGACTTTGATCTTGATGATGAGCCGGTTGAACCAGAGGTTGATCAAAAAACTGACCTTCCCTATAAAAAACTGAAAAAAAGAATGAAACAGACCTTGAAGACCGTTCATCAGAGCCTGAAGCTAAACCAGATGCCCCGTCATCAGGATCTGCTGACTTTGTTGGAGGACTCCAGGGCAATGACCAGTTTTCAAGGCTACGGTGACGAGTACTATCCTGAATTTCTGGAAATTGTTCAGCAGCTAGAAGAGAGCCACAAATTAAATGACCTTCAAGCCCTGAATACTGCTTTTAAAAATTTTGTCGGGCAGATGAAACACTGCCATGACCGTTTCAAGTGA
- a CDS encoding GAK system CofD-like protein has translation MKKIVITRSAAIPDRLRLARYFKNPELGPKILFFSGGTALNSLSRSLLKYTHNSIHLVTPFDSGGSSAKLRKAFNMLAVGDLRSRLMALADQTVKGNPEIFRLFAYRFPRDEDNKELKDKLSKMAKGEHSLVRSVHDPMRKIIRSHLEIFKSAMPEDFDLRGASIGNLILASGYFTSNRHIDPVIFIFSKLAEVRGIVRPIMNTRMHLVARLEDGSMVKGQHMLTGKEVPPITSPVRELFLSKKLNKPVRANPAVRDKIKKLILDAELICYPMGSFYSSIIANILPAGVGAAVSLNHCPKVYVPNTGHDPEQVGTTLDQRVEILITYLQKSCPAPVRVDSLLNFVVIDRDKSLYQGGVDVQKIKKLGVEVLETTLTQQDQKPYLTNQMLMEALFSMV, from the coding sequence ATGAAAAAAATTGTCATCACCCGCAGTGCAGCTATCCCTGACCGACTCAGGCTGGCCAGGTACTTCAAGAATCCGGAACTTGGCCCAAAAATCCTTTTTTTCAGTGGCGGGACAGCCCTTAACTCTCTGAGCAGATCCCTTCTCAAATACACCCACAACTCCATCCACTTGGTCACCCCCTTTGACTCAGGCGGAAGTTCGGCCAAGTTGCGCAAGGCCTTTAACATGCTGGCCGTGGGTGATCTCCGGAGCAGGCTCATGGCCCTGGCTGACCAGACAGTCAAAGGAAATCCGGAAATTTTCAGGCTGTTTGCCTATCGATTTCCCAGGGACGAGGACAACAAAGAACTCAAAGACAAACTGTCCAAAATGGCCAAGGGTGAACACTCCCTGGTCAGAAGCGTCCACGATCCCATGCGCAAGATCATCCGTTCCCATCTGGAAATATTCAAATCTGCCATGCCCGAAGACTTTGATCTTAGAGGGGCAAGTATCGGCAATTTGATCCTGGCTTCAGGCTACTTCACCAGCAACAGACACATTGACCCGGTCATCTTCATCTTTTCCAAGCTGGCCGAAGTCAGGGGTATTGTCCGTCCCATAATGAACACCAGGATGCATCTGGTGGCCCGCCTTGAAGATGGATCAATGGTCAAGGGTCAACATATGCTTACAGGCAAGGAAGTGCCACCCATAACCTCTCCGGTCAGGGAACTCTTCCTCAGCAAGAAGCTGAACAAACCTGTCCGGGCCAATCCAGCAGTCAGAGACAAAATCAAAAAACTAATTCTTGATGCCGAGCTGATCTGCTATCCCATGGGTAGTTTTTACTCCAGCATCATAGCCAATATCCTTCCTGCCGGAGTCGGTGCAGCAGTTTCTCTCAATCATTGCCCTAAAGTGTATGTCCCCAATACCGGTCACGACCCGGAACAGGTCGGCACCACCCTTGATCAGAGGGTTGAAATTCTCATCACCTACCTTCAGAAAAGCTGTCCAGCACCTGTGAGGGTTGACAGTCTCCTGAACTTCGTAGTCATAGACAGGGACAAATCCCTGTACCAGGGGGGAGTTGACGTCCAAAAAATAAAAAAACTCGGAGTTGAAGTCCTGGAAACAACCTTGACCCAGCAGGATCAAAAACCTTATCTTACCAATCAGATGCTGATGGAAGCATTGTTTTCAATGGTCTGA
- a CDS encoding GAK system ATP-grasp enzyme, with protein MSNLKIAVIGNPGSWSTEKLANAIARKTGFRCVVEMSEVTMDLNQRSLFHNDLDLASLDGLVIKKIGPVYSPDMFNRLEILRFFCKLGIPVYSRPQKIMAAINRLSCTVTLQKGDIPMPPTVITENIDQAVNTVKKFGKAVFKPLYSSKARGMMVVEDYQQCTSMIENFQTSGNTTMYIQKMVNIPGQDLGVAFLGGRYVGTYARKQGTSWNTCTSSGGRYEPFDPGPEIIDLARKAQDLFGLDFTCVDVVETEDGPMVFEVSAFGGFRGLSEACGIDAAELYADHVVSDILS; from the coding sequence ATGAGCAACTTGAAAATCGCAGTAATTGGAAACCCTGGAAGCTGGTCAACAGAAAAACTGGCCAATGCCATTGCCAGAAAAACAGGTTTCAGATGCGTGGTTGAAATGTCTGAGGTGACCATGGATTTAAACCAGAGGTCACTTTTTCACAATGATCTGGATCTGGCTTCTCTGGATGGACTGGTCATCAAAAAGATTGGCCCTGTTTACTCTCCTGACATGTTTAACAGGCTCGAAATACTTAGATTTTTCTGCAAGCTAGGAATACCTGTCTACTCCCGGCCTCAAAAAATAATGGCTGCCATCAACCGGCTCAGCTGTACTGTTACCCTGCAAAAGGGAGACATCCCCATGCCCCCGACTGTCATCACCGAAAATATTGATCAGGCTGTAAACACGGTCAAAAAATTTGGGAAAGCAGTCTTCAAGCCCCTTTATTCCAGCAAGGCAAGGGGGATGATGGTTGTGGAAGATTACCAGCAGTGTACTTCCATGATTGAAAATTTTCAGACATCAGGCAATACTACCATGTACATCCAGAAAATGGTCAATATTCCGGGTCAAGACCTGGGGGTTGCTTTTCTTGGTGGCAGGTACGTGGGAACCTATGCCCGAAAACAGGGAACCTCCTGGAACACATGCACATCCAGTGGGGGAAGGTATGAACCCTTTGATCCTGGACCAGAAATAATCGACCTGGCCAGAAAGGCCCAGGACCTGTTCGGACTGGACTTCACCTGTGTAGACGTAGTAGAAACTGAAGATGGTCCCATGGTCTTCGAAGTTTCGGCCTTTGGAGGTTTCAGGGGCCTCAGCGAAGCCTGCGGCATTGATGCAGCTGAGCTTTATGCAGATCATGTCGTCAGCGACATTCTGTCCTGA
- a CDS encoding amphi-Trp domain-containing protein — MPREKKISLESLQDSESICKYLDALKDGFRNGTINFSHQDNKLTLHPHGLIKFEIKAKHKQGEVKLHLRFRWEEDNDQNFDINPLADDAAPAQDK; from the coding sequence ATGCCCAGAGAAAAAAAAATCTCATTGGAATCCCTTCAGGATTCGGAATCGATCTGCAAATATCTTGATGCCCTCAAAGACGGATTCAGGAACGGCACAATCAATTTCTCTCACCAGGACAACAAGTTGACCCTTCATCCCCATGGTTTGATCAAGTTCGAAATCAAGGCCAAGCACAAGCAGGGCGAGGTCAAGCTTCATCTCAGGTTCAGATGGGAGGAGGATAATGACCAAAATTTCGATATCAACCCTTTGGCTGATGATGCTGCACCGGCGCAGGACAAGTAA